One part of the Triticum urartu cultivar G1812 unplaced genomic scaffold, Tu2.1 TuUngrouped_contig_5746, whole genome shotgun sequence genome encodes these proteins:
- the LOC125529651 gene encoding G-patch domain-containing protein 1, with amino-acid sequence MAAPEAPTCYVGVARQSAAFRLMKQMGWEEGEGLGKDKQGIKGHVRVKQKQDTLGVGVDNPQNKWAYDTTQFDDILKKLKVQSTTPAKEIEDVSSSPDSTPKKDKPAKDEVAKVTRPQGRYKKRERGKSVRGYSAVDLEGILVRKKENDCEVDQEVQPSCMEEPDITIGQGAVSQAEDVNWWGHKFGYVSGGFLGAKSRKNKKDNSNVRQMFGEDDQENLYNLVQDKATSGKQGLGIKDLPMKVGGQRWKGNKTSLGDSDEENSTQSELSEVEEDEDEEGSASDAKVNEVHVKTVKEVCVDAKPKTKFKKLCKKILRQAPSQSMKLKELKEAVEEHSTILSDFSCRREALSFLKRKLQGSKKFNLEGKRVHLVS; translated from the exons ATGGCCGCGCCGGAGGCACCCACGTGCTACGTCGGGGTCGCGCGCCAGTCCGCCGCCTTCCGCCTCATGAAGCAAATG GGATGGGAAGAAGGTGAAGGCCTCGGGAAAGACAAGCAGGGTATAAAGGGGCATGTCAGAGTGAAACAAAAGCAGGACACACTAG GTGTTGGTGTGGACAATCCTCAGAACAAATGGGCGTATGATACCACCCAGTTCGATGATATACTAAAGAAACTGAAAGTG CAATCTACTACTCCTGCTAAAG AAATTGAGGATGTAAGCAGTTCACCTGACAGTACACCCAAGAAAGATaaacctgcaaaagatgaagtcGCTAAAGTTACCCGGCCTCAAGGAAG ATATAAGAAAAGGGAGAGGGGGAAAAGTGTGAGGGGTTATTCAGCAGTTGATCTTGAAGGCATACTT GTTCGGAAGAAGGAAAATGATTGCGAGGTGGATCAGGAAGTTCAACCATCATGTATGGAAGAGCCTGATATCACCATCGGCCAGGGTGCAG TATCCCAAGCTGAAGATGTGAACTGGTGGGGGCACAAGTTTGGATATGTATCAGGAGGCTTTTTAGGAGCAAAATCTCGCAAGAATAAAAAAGATAATTCTAATGTCCGTCAGATGTTTGGGGAAGATGATCAAGAAAATCTGTACAACCTTGTTCAG GACAAAGCTACATCTGGAAAGCAGGGTCTTGGCATCAAGGACCTGCCGATGAAAGTTGGTGGCCAGCGTTGGAAGGGGAACAAAACCTCTCTTGGTGATAGTGATGAGGAAAACTCAACCCAGTCTGAATTATCAGAAGTGGAAGAAGATGAAGACGAGGAAGGATCTGCCAGTGATGCTAAAGTAAATGAAGTACATGTGAAAACCGTAAAAGAAGTTTGCGTGGATGCTAAACCTAAAACCAAGTTCAAGAAGCTTTGCAAAAAAATTCTTCGTCAG GCTCCATCTCAGTCCATGAAATTGAAGGAGCTCAAGGAAGCTGTTGAAGAACACTCAACTATTTTGTCCGACTTCTCCTGTAGACGTGAAGCTCTTTCATTCTTGAAGAGGAAG CTCCAGGGAAGCAAGAAATTCAATCTGGAGGGCAAAAGGGTTCATCTTGTATCATGA